In Deltaproteobacteria bacterium RIFCSPHIGHO2_02_FULL_44_16, a single genomic region encodes these proteins:
- a CDS encoding cyclic pyranopterin phosphate synthase MoaA, giving the protein MTHALIDTFGRRLDYLRISVTDRCNFRCIYCMPPEGIETIPKEGILSFEEIVRVAKIFMEMGGKRIRLTGGEPLLRKNIVELVHSLSLLAPRPTLALTTNGSLLPELAAPLKEAGLDRINISFDSMNPCRFRELTFSDSYEQTYKGIEAACEAKLFTKLNVVVLQGMSEHEMVSFATLAIERSLEVRFIEFMPLCGTGWHPEWMLPLQTVKEVIRKRYHLTPIARGSEVAESYALDGSSGRVGFIASMTEPFCKRCSRLRLTADGKLRPCLFSYEEVDLRPLLRCGGSDEHLKNAFRCATRKKPEGHGSNPVTVRGVTMPRIRALGG; this is encoded by the coding sequence ATGACCCATGCACTGATCGACACTTTTGGGCGAAGGCTCGATTATCTTCGCATCTCGGTGACTGATCGTTGTAATTTTCGATGCATCTACTGTATGCCGCCCGAAGGCATAGAGACGATTCCAAAAGAGGGCATTCTTTCCTTTGAAGAAATCGTCCGCGTCGCGAAAATTTTTATGGAGATGGGAGGAAAACGGATTCGCTTGACCGGCGGCGAACCTCTCCTGCGGAAAAATATTGTCGAACTTGTTCACTCACTCTCCCTTCTCGCACCACGCCCAACGCTTGCCCTGACCACCAATGGTTCGCTTCTTCCCGAACTTGCCGCTCCCCTCAAAGAAGCAGGACTTGATCGCATCAATATCAGCTTTGACAGCATGAACCCGTGTCGCTTTCGCGAACTTACGTTCAGTGACTCCTACGAACAAACATACAAGGGAATCGAAGCGGCATGTGAAGCGAAACTCTTCACAAAACTCAATGTCGTTGTTCTTCAAGGGATGAGTGAACATGAAATGGTCAGCTTTGCCACATTGGCCATCGAACGCTCTCTTGAAGTCCGCTTTATCGAATTTATGCCTCTGTGCGGAACAGGGTGGCATCCGGAATGGATGCTTCCACTTCAGACAGTCAAGGAAGTTATTCGCAAACGCTATCACCTGACGCCGATTGCACGCGGTTCAGAAGTTGCTGAATCCTATGCTCTTGATGGAAGTTCCGGGCGCGTCGGGTTTATCGCCTCCATGACGGAACCCTTTTGTAAACGTTGTTCACGACTGCGACTGACGGCTGATGGAAAACTTCGTCCTTGTCTCTTTTCATACGAAGAAGTCGATCTGCGCCCTCTTCTTCGGTGCGGCGGTTCGGATGAACATCTCAAAAATGCGTTTCGTTGCGCGACACGCAAGAAGCCCGAAGGACATGGAAGTAATCCTGTCACCGTAAGAGGAGTTACGATGCCACGCATTCGAGCTCTCGGAGGATAA
- a CDS encoding molybdopterin oxidoreductase, with protein sequence MLRDISRRSFLKLALTTGAGFSLASATSVSEMFTFLIPFDHDNPLSGYPNRDWEEQYRDLFRSDSTFHFLCAPNDTHNCLLTTYVKNGVATRIGPSFGYGKATDIYGNRSSHRWDPRCCQKGLALIRRFYGDRRCKEPMVRKGFLDWVTSDFERDPATGAVPKKYLNRGLDDWVKVSWEKAFDLSARTLRNIAETYQGEKGKQYLLAQGYDPAMVEATKGIGTQVLKFRGGMAALGATRLFAQYRLANMMALLDAKIRGVSPDEAVGGRGWDNYSWHTDLPPGHPMVTGQQTVEWDLVNAEQAHVIVCWGMNWITTKMPDAHWLTEARMKGAKVIVIAAEYSATSSKADMVVVVRPGTTPALAFGLCHLLLKQKAYNPEYLREHTDLPCLVRMDTLEMLKATEVWKEYTNSPLDNYATTLKKGEKPPLPPLQKEPLITDEDRETWGDAVVWDERTKKPVVLSRNDYGSRYRNKGITATLRGRYQVTLADGKNIFVRPVFDLLTEYVDANFDPKTVSEITWAPVEALYALAKELAQHRGKTLFALGMGPNQFFNSDLKDRATFFLAALTENIGKAGGNIGSYAGNYRAAFFSGLGQFIQEDPFNVTLNQNDPAKVKGYFTNESVHYFNHGDTILRMGKEILTGTSHMPTPTKSILVSNSNSLIGNAKGHYDTVVNILPRVEFVGVNEWWWTASCEYADIVFPVDSWAEFKQPDMTISVTNPFLYVYPATPLKRIYNTRGDIEVAAGIANAFADIMDDRRYRDYWRFVHEGKTEIYLQRILDFSNATKGYNIHELHEKAKQGIPALLMSRTYPKVGAWEQANEDKPYYTKTGRLEFYRPEQEFIHSGENIPVHREPIDSTFYEPNVIVAKPHEAIRPKRPEDYGVSSSRLEADARQARHVVKPWSEVATTQHPLQKDGYSFIFHTPKYRHGAHTTPVDTDIIAVWFGPYGDMHREDKRMPFVSEAYVDINPHDAKMLGIEDGDYVHIDADPHDRPYRGWKKSDKAYEISRLLCRARYYPGTPRGVTRMWHNMYGATYGSVRGAQTREDGLAKNPDTGYQALFRTGSQQSCTRGWIKPTWMTDSLVRKDLIGQKIGKGFAPDVHCPTGAPREAFVKITKAEAGGMHGEPWRPLTLGIRPSYEDKRMKNYIKGRNIKVKG encoded by the coding sequence ATGCTACGCGATATCTCGCGACGCAGTTTTCTGAAACTGGCGCTTACCACGGGAGCGGGATTTTCACTTGCAAGCGCAACTTCTGTTTCGGAAATGTTCACCTTTCTGATTCCGTTTGATCACGACAATCCTCTTTCGGGTTACCCCAATCGCGATTGGGAAGAGCAGTATCGGGATCTTTTTCGCTCTGATTCCACATTTCATTTTCTCTGCGCGCCAAATGATACGCACAACTGTTTGCTGACAACCTATGTGAAAAACGGTGTTGCGACCCGCATTGGCCCATCTTTCGGATACGGCAAGGCAACCGATATCTATGGCAATCGGTCATCGCATCGATGGGATCCACGCTGCTGTCAAAAGGGGCTTGCTCTTATTCGGCGTTTTTATGGAGATCGCCGGTGTAAAGAACCGATGGTGCGAAAAGGTTTTCTCGATTGGGTGACCTCGGATTTTGAACGCGATCCGGCAACAGGCGCCGTCCCAAAAAAATATCTCAATCGTGGATTGGATGATTGGGTGAAAGTTTCCTGGGAGAAAGCGTTTGATCTTTCTGCGCGAACGCTTCGCAATATTGCTGAAACGTATCAGGGAGAAAAAGGGAAGCAGTATCTTCTCGCTCAAGGTTATGATCCTGCGATGGTGGAGGCGACGAAAGGCATTGGAACGCAAGTGCTCAAATTTCGTGGTGGAATGGCAGCGCTTGGCGCCACACGACTTTTTGCCCAGTATCGACTTGCCAACATGATGGCGCTTCTTGATGCAAAGATTCGCGGGGTCTCTCCGGACGAAGCTGTTGGTGGACGTGGCTGGGATAACTACAGTTGGCACACCGATCTTCCTCCAGGCCATCCGATGGTGACAGGACAACAAACCGTCGAGTGGGACCTGGTCAATGCCGAACAGGCACATGTGATTGTTTGTTGGGGGATGAACTGGATTACCACAAAGATGCCCGATGCGCACTGGTTGACGGAAGCGCGGATGAAGGGGGCAAAGGTTATTGTGATTGCTGCGGAGTATAGCGCCACATCATCAAAAGCCGATATGGTCGTTGTCGTTCGTCCGGGGACGACCCCCGCGCTTGCGTTTGGACTCTGTCATCTTCTTCTCAAGCAGAAGGCGTACAACCCTGAATATCTTCGCGAACATACGGATCTTCCCTGTCTTGTTCGTATGGATACCCTTGAAATGCTCAAGGCAACCGAGGTGTGGAAGGAATACACGAATAGTCCTCTCGATAATTATGCAACGACACTCAAAAAAGGAGAAAAACCTCCACTTCCGCCGCTTCAAAAGGAACCTCTTATTACCGATGAAGACCGCGAAACATGGGGTGATGCTGTGGTGTGGGATGAGAGAACGAAAAAACCGGTTGTGCTTTCGCGTAACGATTATGGCTCGCGTTATCGAAACAAGGGGATCACAGCGACGCTCCGGGGGCGATATCAGGTGACACTCGCTGATGGAAAGAATATTTTTGTACGACCAGTCTTTGATCTTCTCACAGAATATGTTGACGCTAACTTCGATCCGAAAACGGTTTCTGAAATCACCTGGGCTCCGGTTGAAGCGTTGTATGCGCTTGCAAAGGAGTTGGCGCAACATCGTGGAAAAACTCTTTTCGCTTTGGGCATGGGGCCGAATCAGTTTTTTAATAGCGACCTCAAAGATCGTGCAACATTTTTTCTGGCAGCGCTTACCGAAAATATCGGGAAAGCCGGTGGCAATATTGGAAGCTATGCGGGGAATTATCGTGCAGCGTTCTTCAGTGGTCTTGGTCAGTTTATTCAGGAAGATCCATTCAACGTCACGTTGAACCAGAATGATCCGGCGAAAGTGAAAGGCTATTTCACGAATGAGTCTGTCCATTACTTTAATCATGGCGATACGATTCTTCGCATGGGAAAAGAAATTTTGACGGGAACGTCGCATATGCCGACTCCGACAAAATCGATTCTCGTCTCAAACAGCAACTCGCTCATTGGAAATGCCAAGGGTCATTATGACACCGTCGTTAACATTTTGCCTCGCGTCGAATTTGTTGGGGTGAATGAATGGTGGTGGACGGCGTCGTGTGAATACGCCGACATTGTTTTTCCGGTCGACAGTTGGGCGGAATTCAAACAACCTGACATGACGATTTCGGTCACGAATCCGTTTCTTTATGTCTATCCTGCAACGCCGCTGAAACGCATTTATAATACACGCGGAGATATTGAAGTGGCCGCCGGCATTGCAAATGCCTTTGCGGATATCATGGATGACAGACGTTATCGTGATTATTGGCGTTTTGTGCATGAAGGAAAAACAGAAATCTATCTTCAGCGTATTCTCGATTTCAGTAATGCGACAAAAGGGTATAACATTCATGAGCTTCATGAAAAAGCAAAGCAGGGGATTCCCGCACTCCTCATGTCACGCACCTATCCGAAAGTGGGAGCGTGGGAACAGGCAAACGAAGACAAACCTTATTATACAAAGACCGGGCGGCTTGAATTCTATCGACCCGAACAAGAATTTATTCATTCAGGTGAAAATATTCCAGTTCATCGCGAACCAATTGACTCAACGTTCTATGAACCAAATGTGATTGTGGCAAAACCACATGAAGCTATTCGTCCAAAACGCCCCGAAGATTATGGTGTCTCCTCGTCTCGCCTTGAAGCCGATGCTCGTCAAGCGCGGCATGTGGTGAAACCATGGAGTGAAGTTGCGACGACGCAGCATCCTCTTCAAAAAGATGGTTACAGTTTTATCTTTCATACTCCCAAATATCGACACGGCGCGCACACCACTCCAGTTGATACTGATATCATCGCGGTCTGGTTTGGTCCGTATGGCGACATGCATCGCGAAGACAAACGCATGCCTTTTGTGAGCGAAGCTTATGTCGATATCAACCCTCACGATGCGAAAATGCTCGGGATTGAAGATGGTGATTATGTTCATATTGATGCCGATCCACATGATCGACCTTATCGCGGGTGGAAGAAGAGTGATAAGGCCTATGAGATATCGCGCTTGCTCTGCCGCGCCAGATATTATCCGGGGACACCCCGCGGTGTGACGCGCATGTGGCACAACATGTATGGCGCGACCTATGGCAGTGTGCGTGGCGCACAAACGCGCGAAGATGGTCTCGCGAAAAATCCGGATACCGGGTATCAAGCTCTTTTCCGCACAGGGTCGCAACAAAGTTGCACACGAGGCTGGATCAAACCGACATGGATGACCGACTCTCTCGTACGCAAGGATCTCATCGGACAAAAAATTGGAAAAGGATTTGCGCCCGATGTGCATTGTCCCACAGGCGCGCCTCGCGAGGCTTTTGTGAAAATCACCAAAGCTGAAGCCGGGGGTATGCATGGAGAGCCGTGGCGACCGCTCACGCTTGGCATTCGCCCATCATACGAGGACAAGCGGATGAAAAACTATATCAAGGGAAGAAACATTAAGGTGAAAGGATAA
- a CDS encoding dehydrogenase — protein MADVNNWQLGRSMAYPYAEARPKRQLAYVFDTNKCIACQTCTVACKTTWTSGKGQENMFWNNVETKPYGGYPTAWDVKLLDELGGQEWEGKTYKGKTVFEDAPPGERVKGYLPEHEDYAHPNLGEDEISGTLNKGTFFSGMHQAWMFYLARICNHCTYPACLAACPRKAIYKREEDGVVLIDQVRCRGYKECVKACPYKKTFFNMITRTSEKCIGCYPLLEKGEQPRCVQTCIGKIRIQGWLSKPGEEREDNPLDYIVRIKKVALPLYPQYGLEPNVYYIPPVNVPREFLLQMFGPFVDDAIATYRHVKTDKKLLAAFLLFGNTPKIITKYDANDHEAIGYNEQGEEVVRVPLTEPFFERDLFDPQHNVYRHNTP, from the coding sequence ATGGCAGACGTGAACAACTGGCAGCTCGGACGAAGTATGGCTTATCCTTACGCTGAGGCACGGCCAAAGCGGCAGCTTGCGTATGTGTTTGACACGAACAAATGCATCGCCTGCCAAACCTGTACGGTTGCGTGCAAGACGACGTGGACATCAGGAAAAGGACAGGAGAACATGTTTTGGAATAATGTCGAAACAAAACCTTATGGCGGTTATCCCACCGCATGGGATGTGAAACTTCTGGATGAACTCGGTGGTCAGGAGTGGGAAGGGAAAACCTATAAAGGAAAAACCGTTTTTGAAGATGCTCCTCCGGGAGAACGGGTGAAAGGTTATTTGCCGGAGCATGAAGACTATGCGCATCCGAATTTAGGCGAAGATGAAATTTCCGGTACGTTGAACAAAGGGACTTTTTTTTCAGGCATGCATCAGGCCTGGATGTTTTATCTCGCACGCATTTGCAATCATTGTACCTATCCCGCGTGCCTTGCGGCTTGTCCACGCAAGGCGATTTACAAACGCGAGGAAGACGGTGTCGTGCTGATCGATCAGGTGAGGTGTCGTGGATATAAAGAATGTGTGAAAGCGTGTCCTTACAAGAAAACTTTTTTTAATATGATCACGCGCACATCGGAAAAATGCATTGGCTGTTATCCGCTCCTGGAAAAAGGAGAACAACCGCGATGCGTGCAAACCTGCATCGGCAAGATTCGCATTCAAGGATGGCTTTCAAAGCCAGGTGAAGAGCGTGAAGACAACCCGCTCGATTATATCGTGAGAATCAAAAAAGTGGCACTCCCTCTTTATCCACAATATGGACTGGAACCAAATGTGTATTACATTCCGCCGGTCAATGTGCCGAGGGAGTTTCTTCTCCAGATGTTTGGTCCCTTTGTGGATGATGCGATTGCTACCTATCGACATGTGAAAACCGATAAAAAACTTCTCGCGGCATTTCTTCTTTTTGGGAACACGCCAAAAATTATTACCAAATACGATGCAAATGATCATGAGGCCATTGGTTATAATGAACAGGGCGAAGAGGTGGTTCGGGTTCCATTGACGGAACCTTTTTTTGAGCGCGATCTCTTTGATCCTCAACATAATGTTTACCGCCATAACACGCCATAG